One genomic window of Caballeronia sp. SBC1 includes the following:
- a CDS encoding SulP family inorganic anion transporter, with protein MKAGKTDSSPEVRSDSALAGLIGDLTAGTVSTLVMLCYAMSLGTMIFSADLARYAQLGVPTALVSCVVTALVIALTSSMRVNIAGPDSNATAFLVGVAAGVASSVRTDGGSVHAVLVTVLIAIALCSVVTGLILYAIGSSRRSRSLQFLPYPVVGGFLAGTGYLLLAGAFRVLTGKALHWHTLALLTHLHWIVWTPAVLVGVLTTILSRTWKHAAALPLSLASGIALFYLLLHAAGLSTDDARSMGLLLPHVALQTIQIPELRLPVLFGGGEIDWSAIGAHLPETLVVTSISAITILMNSTAIGATTGEDIDLNREMRAAGLANIASGMLGGMVGYQSFNRSMLNARAGATSRMAGIFASLACLVVLAVSPDLVALFPVPVLVGLQLFMGLRLLIQWLVGAYGKLNWHEYLLVPLILGVIAFYGVVAGVVVGMVAACVMFALLYGRVSCVRMEFDASTRTSNVERSIEATQRLHELGTQVCGACLQGFLFFGTANSILQRMRERLAEHDQVPVRFVVLDFASTNGMDASVSVSFVKLRQLCATVDADLVLTALPARSRDLLAKSGTLNLRIHEFATLDAGLEWVEDKLLAVDSHTPARGEENLYAMLAPHFTSQALDKLSALLEVCDLGEGQLLFRRGEPGEVMYIVERGRVTVSLPLVDGTSVRLRSFGPGTIVGEMAVYTHKPRTANVFAEGPARVRRLSLAALRALEQDDPVTAQQFHRFVVQVMASRLAVADEAMRAAH; from the coding sequence GTGAAGGCAGGCAAGACAGATTCCTCACCGGAAGTGCGCTCCGACTCAGCCCTTGCGGGACTGATCGGCGACCTGACTGCCGGCACCGTATCGACCCTCGTCATGCTCTGCTACGCCATGAGCCTCGGCACCATGATCTTTAGCGCGGATCTTGCCCGATACGCCCAACTGGGTGTGCCCACGGCTCTCGTCAGTTGTGTTGTGACCGCGCTGGTGATCGCTTTGACCAGTTCGATGCGCGTCAACATTGCCGGGCCAGACAGCAACGCGACTGCGTTTCTCGTCGGCGTTGCTGCGGGTGTCGCGAGCAGCGTGCGCACCGACGGCGGGTCAGTCCATGCAGTCCTGGTGACGGTGCTGATCGCCATCGCGCTGTGTTCGGTTGTGACCGGCCTTATCCTGTATGCGATCGGTTCGTCGAGGCGCAGCCGTTCGTTGCAGTTCCTGCCGTACCCGGTCGTGGGCGGCTTCCTGGCCGGCACCGGCTACCTGCTGCTGGCGGGCGCGTTTCGTGTGCTCACCGGAAAGGCTCTGCACTGGCATACATTGGCGCTGCTGACGCACCTGCACTGGATCGTATGGACACCCGCAGTGCTGGTAGGCGTGCTAACCACAATCCTGTCACGTACGTGGAAACACGCTGCAGCGCTGCCCCTGAGCCTGGCGTCCGGTATCGCCCTGTTCTACCTCCTGCTCCATGCGGCAGGCCTGTCAACCGATGACGCACGCAGCATGGGACTGCTGCTTCCGCACGTGGCGCTGCAGACGATCCAGATTCCGGAGTTGCGCTTGCCAGTGTTATTCGGGGGCGGGGAAATCGACTGGTCGGCAATTGGCGCACACCTGCCGGAAACCCTGGTCGTAACGTCGATCTCGGCAATCACGATCCTGATGAACTCAACTGCGATCGGTGCGACGACGGGGGAGGATATCGATCTGAACCGGGAGATGCGGGCGGCCGGCCTCGCCAACATTGCGAGCGGCATGCTGGGCGGAATGGTCGGCTACCAGTCGTTCAACCGTTCAATGCTCAACGCGCGCGCGGGCGCGACAAGTCGTATGGCGGGCATATTCGCCTCCCTCGCCTGTCTGGTCGTGCTTGCCGTCTCGCCGGACCTGGTGGCGCTGTTCCCCGTGCCGGTGCTGGTCGGATTGCAGCTCTTCATGGGGCTGCGTCTGTTGATACAGTGGCTCGTGGGCGCGTATGGCAAGCTCAATTGGCACGAGTATCTGCTTGTGCCGCTTATTCTCGGCGTGATTGCCTTCTACGGCGTCGTCGCTGGCGTGGTGGTGGGTATGGTTGCCGCATGCGTGATGTTCGCGCTGCTGTACGGTCGCGTCAGTTGCGTGCGCATGGAGTTCGATGCCAGTACCCGTACATCGAATGTCGAGCGCAGTATTGAAGCAACCCAACGGCTACACGAACTCGGCACACAGGTATGCGGGGCCTGCCTGCAGGGATTCCTCTTCTTCGGCACCGCCAATTCGATCCTGCAGCGCATGCGCGAACGACTGGCCGAGCATGATCAGGTACCGGTTCGCTTCGTCGTGCTGGACTTCGCCTCGACCAATGGTATGGACGCGTCGGTATCGGTCAGCTTCGTCAAGCTAAGACAACTGTGCGCGACGGTCGACGCGGACCTGGTGTTGACTGCGCTGCCGGCACGCTCGCGTGACCTGCTTGCGAAATCCGGCACGCTCAATCTCCGCATTCACGAGTTTGCTACGCTGGACGCCGGACTTGAATGGGTCGAGGACAAGCTCCTTGCAGTGGATTCACACACGCCTGCTCGCGGGGAAGAAAATCTTTACGCAATGCTGGCGCCGCATTTCACATCGCAGGCCCTCGACAAACTATCAGCTCTTCTGGAGGTGTGCGACCTCGGCGAGGGGCAATTGCTGTTCCGTCGCGGCGAGCCGGGTGAGGTCATGTACATCGTCGAGCGCGGCCGCGTCACCGTCTCATTGCCGCTTGTCGATGGGACGTCAGTCCGGCTGCGTTCGTTTGGCCCTGGAACGATCGTGGGTGAAATGGCGGTCTACACACACAAGCCGCGCACCGCGAATGTGTTCGCCGAGGGGCCCGCGCGTGTCCGGCGTCTGTCGCTCGCAGCGTTGCGTGCACTCGAGCAGGACGATCCCGTGACAGCACAGCAATTTCATCGGTTTGTCGTCCAGGTCATGGCGTCGCGGCTCGCCGTCGCAGACGAAGCCATGCGCGCGGCCCATTGA
- a CDS encoding adenylate/guanylate cyclase domain-containing protein produces MMDIDQWLHALGLDQYAPAFAENDIDLAMLAQLNDADLKELGILSLGHRKRILLAIADQRDAALCAASCAVNAPAGERRQVTILFADLCGFTALSQALDPEELRDVTSRYTALVDSIVLGYGGTIDKHIGDAVMAIFGAPRAHDTDPLRAARAALDIHEALNGLSAGLSGHASRTLKAHVGIASGEVVAGPLGRADVQDYTVLGDSVNLAARLVAAAGPGETLLSDSVHRTLGSAVISEVADTMRFKGIDMPVRVWRLHGLTSDTGTASRSPFVGRKAEFEQFKGLVHACLQQRVGQVVYVRGEAGIGKTRLVEEMRRFAETLGMASHRGLVLDFGVGKDQDPIRTIVGSMLGLPAGAGADADARRAAAARIGASGAVGAEQLMFIHDILDLTQTGEWRTLYDAMDSSARTRGKRTVVRTIAEEACRRGPIMIVVEDLHWADPQVLGYLSALASAVTKGPGLLVMTSRVDGDPLDAAWRASCRATSFATIDLGPLRCEEALHLAGGFIDATGRIARACIERAGGNPLFLEQLLHNAEEGREEAVPATIQSLVLARMDRLPPREREAFQAAAVIGQRFGLALLRRLIDDPEYVCDGLVANALVLPEGEDFLFAHALIQESAYSTLLRARRRELHRLTADWFAPTDPVLRAQHLDRAEDDRAPRAYLDAAIAQRTAYFTETALRLVERGLELAQTNEDRHALICFRGELQRDLGDIAASIATYRAAVAAAPDEASLCQSQLGLAEGLRVSEGLAEALALLEAAQQVAQRRDMVPELARLHHLRGNILFPLGKIADCRAQHEHGLAYAQRLGSPEAEARSLGGLADAAYAQGRMRTAFEYFSRCVALSREHGFGRIEVANRSMAGFSRIYLNEAREAREDASAAARAAALVGQPRAQMLCETLGVFACYEMGDMEATLIHLEREMQLILQLGARRFEAQSAEMRARVLLDSGHRKDAAELLREALTICREVGTQFSAPKAVGALSRAVEDDGERERLLREGADLLRRGAVGHNHLWFYRDAIEAMLSASDAAGALRYVATLEDYARAEPLPWADLFAARGRALARALQDHSREETRQELRRVRAALVEAGFNSYLPAMDAALAA; encoded by the coding sequence ATGATGGATATCGATCAGTGGCTGCATGCATTGGGGTTGGATCAGTATGCTCCCGCGTTCGCCGAAAACGACATCGATCTTGCGATGCTGGCCCAGCTCAACGACGCGGATCTGAAAGAGCTCGGCATCCTCTCGCTTGGCCACCGCAAGCGCATTCTGCTGGCGATTGCCGATCAGCGCGATGCTGCACTGTGTGCAGCGTCGTGCGCTGTGAATGCGCCCGCAGGTGAGCGCCGCCAGGTCACCATTCTCTTTGCCGATCTCTGCGGTTTCACCGCGCTTTCGCAAGCGCTCGATCCAGAAGAGTTGCGCGATGTGACCAGCCGTTACACGGCGCTCGTCGACAGCATCGTCCTTGGCTACGGCGGCACGATCGACAAGCACATCGGCGACGCCGTAATGGCAATCTTCGGCGCGCCACGCGCGCACGACACCGATCCACTGCGCGCGGCGCGCGCCGCACTGGATATTCACGAGGCGCTTAATGGGTTGAGCGCGGGGTTGAGCGGACACGCGTCGCGAACGCTGAAGGCGCACGTCGGTATCGCCAGCGGCGAGGTGGTCGCGGGTCCGCTCGGCCGCGCAGACGTCCAGGACTACACAGTGCTCGGCGATTCCGTGAATCTGGCGGCCCGGCTGGTCGCCGCCGCCGGCCCCGGAGAGACGCTCCTCTCTGACAGCGTGCATCGCACGCTCGGCAGTGCCGTGATCAGCGAGGTCGCCGACACAATGCGCTTCAAAGGAATCGACATGCCCGTGCGCGTGTGGCGCCTGCACGGTCTCACAAGCGATACCGGCACGGCGAGCCGCAGTCCTTTTGTTGGCCGCAAGGCTGAGTTCGAGCAGTTCAAGGGTCTCGTCCACGCGTGCCTGCAGCAACGGGTCGGCCAGGTCGTGTACGTGCGCGGCGAGGCGGGCATCGGCAAGACGCGACTCGTCGAAGAGATGCGCCGCTTCGCCGAAACGCTGGGAATGGCCAGCCACCGCGGCCTCGTTCTGGATTTTGGCGTGGGAAAGGACCAGGACCCCATACGCACCATCGTTGGCAGCATGCTGGGCTTGCCGGCCGGCGCCGGAGCCGATGCCGATGCCCGGCGTGCCGCCGCCGCACGCATCGGCGCTTCTGGGGCCGTCGGCGCTGAACAGCTCATGTTTATCCATGACATCCTCGACCTCACGCAGACCGGCGAATGGCGCACGCTCTACGACGCTATGGACAGTTCTGCCCGCACGCGCGGCAAACGCACGGTCGTCAGGACGATCGCCGAAGAGGCCTGCAGGCGCGGCCCAATCATGATTGTCGTGGAAGACCTGCACTGGGCCGACCCGCAGGTGCTCGGTTACCTTAGCGCCCTTGCCTCAGCTGTCACAAAAGGGCCAGGTCTGCTTGTAATGACTTCGCGGGTGGACGGCGATCCGCTCGACGCGGCGTGGCGGGCCAGTTGCCGGGCCACCTCCTTCGCGACAATCGATCTCGGGCCGCTGCGTTGCGAAGAGGCGCTGCATCTTGCGGGCGGTTTTATCGATGCAACCGGGCGTATCGCGCGTGCCTGCATCGAACGGGCGGGCGGCAATCCGCTGTTCCTCGAGCAACTCCTGCACAACGCGGAGGAAGGCCGCGAAGAAGCCGTCCCGGCGACCATCCAGAGCCTCGTACTGGCGCGCATGGACCGGCTGCCGCCGCGCGAACGCGAAGCGTTCCAGGCTGCCGCGGTAATCGGCCAGCGCTTTGGCCTCGCCTTGCTGCGACGGTTGATCGACGACCCTGAGTATGTCTGCGACGGGCTCGTTGCCAACGCACTCGTCTTGCCAGAAGGCGAAGATTTTCTGTTTGCCCACGCGCTCATTCAGGAGAGCGCCTACTCAACGCTGCTGCGGGCGCGCCGCCGCGAATTGCATCGGTTGACGGCCGACTGGTTCGCGCCGACTGACCCGGTGCTACGTGCGCAGCATCTCGATCGTGCCGAGGATGACCGCGCGCCGCGCGCGTACCTCGACGCGGCGATCGCGCAGCGCACTGCTTACTTTACCGAGACGGCACTGCGGCTGGTCGAGCGCGGTCTGGAACTCGCGCAAACGAATGAGGACCGCCATGCGCTGATCTGTTTCAGGGGCGAATTGCAGCGCGATCTCGGCGACATCGCCGCATCGATTGCGACTTACCGCGCGGCCGTGGCCGCGGCTCCAGATGAAGCGAGTCTCTGTCAATCCCAACTGGGGCTGGCCGAGGGTCTGCGCGTGAGCGAAGGACTCGCCGAAGCGCTTGCGTTGCTCGAGGCAGCCCAGCAAGTGGCGCAACGCAGAGATATGGTGCCCGAGCTCGCGCGCCTGCATCATCTGCGCGGCAACATCCTTTTTCCGCTTGGCAAGATCGCGGATTGCCGCGCCCAGCATGAGCACGGACTCGCGTATGCACAGCGGCTCGGCTCCCCCGAAGCGGAGGCTCGCTCGCTCGGGGGTCTCGCGGACGCTGCTTACGCGCAAGGGCGAATGCGCACCGCCTTCGAGTACTTCAGCCGGTGCGTAGCGTTGAGTCGCGAACACGGCTTCGGCCGTATCGAGGTCGCCAATCGTTCAATGGCCGGCTTCAGCCGGATCTACCTTAACGAGGCGCGCGAAGCGCGGGAGGACGCAAGCGCCGCTGCGCGCGCGGCCGCGTTGGTCGGGCAGCCGCGCGCCCAAATGTTGTGCGAAACGTTGGGCGTCTTTGCCTGCTACGAAATGGGCGACATGGAGGCTACGCTGATCCATCTGGAGCGGGAGATGCAACTCATCCTTCAACTGGGCGCGCGCCGCTTTGAGGCACAGAGTGCGGAAATGCGGGCTCGCGTGCTGCTCGATAGCGGTCACCGGAAAGACGCCGCTGAATTGTTGCGTGAAGCGCTAACGATCTGCCGCGAAGTGGGCACGCAGTTCAGCGCACCCAAGGCCGTGGGCGCGTTGAGCCGCGCGGTCGAGGACGACGGCGAGCGTGAGCGACTGCTCCGCGAGGGGGCTGACCTCCTGCGCCGAGGCGCGGTCGGCCACAATCATCTCTGGTTCTACCGCGACGCCATTGAAGCGATGCTGTCCGCTAGCGATGCGGCCGGCGCACTGCGTTACGTCGCGACGCTCGAAGACTATGCGCGTGCCGAGCCTCTGCCCTGGGCAGACTTGTTTGCAGCCCGCGGCCGCGCCCTTGCTCGCGCACTGCAAGACCATTCTCGCGAAGAGACCCGGCAAGAACTCCGGCGCGTTCGCGCAGCCCTTGTGGAGGCCGGGTTCAACAGCTATCTGCCTGCGATGGACGCAGCGCTCGCTGCATAA
- a CDS encoding SgcJ/EcaC family oxidoreductase — translation MIRWLLAIATVLAGVGAATPARADVDSDRAAITDRLRRWTVAFNARDAAGVCDVFAPDLVSTVPGALNGSRDALCGKLSAVLAKPELQLHYDSPDIREIMVSGDIAVVRLFWTLTARKGTDQSVSTEAGMDIFKRQPDGKWSIARFISFSATPNKVLK, via the coding sequence ATGATCAGATGGTTGCTGGCGATTGCCACCGTGTTGGCGGGCGTTGGTGCGGCGACTCCAGCTCGCGCAGACGTGGATTCAGACAGGGCCGCGATCACGGATCGGCTGCGGCGCTGGACGGTAGCATTCAACGCTCGCGATGCTGCAGGGGTCTGCGATGTGTTCGCCCCTGATCTGGTTTCGACCGTTCCTGGAGCGCTTAATGGTAGCCGGGACGCGCTCTGCGGGAAGCTGAGTGCCGTGTTGGCGAAGCCTGAGTTGCAGCTCCATTACGACAGCCCTGACATCCGCGAAATCATGGTTTCCGGGGACATCGCCGTAGTACGGCTATTCTGGACGCTTACGGCGCGCAAGGGTACCGACCAGAGCGTGAGTACTGAAGCGGGGATGGACATTTTTAAACGGCAGCCGGATGGCAAATGGTCCATCGCCCGGTTCATCTCATTCAGCGCTACGCCGAACAAAGTCCTTAAGTAA
- a CDS encoding TetR/AcrR family transcriptional regulator, with protein sequence MSKQALAGVVKRPYHHGALREAMLEAAERILAREGIGGLTLRAAAREAGASHAAPKNHFDNVTGLLSELAAVGFRRFERRLLDAAAAVSTPEARLAAQGRAYVEFATQFPGLFMLMFRSERLDLKRPGLREAMNSASSVLRGAVGAPQEPDAPLPTDGAARIVAAWALVHGFAMLQIDGRLDAIVRSLPEGMDAMALLDVILNAGGGQLRSSDALACQER encoded by the coding sequence ATGAGCAAACAAGCATTAGCAGGCGTGGTCAAGCGTCCGTATCACCATGGCGCATTGCGCGAGGCAATGCTGGAAGCAGCCGAACGCATCCTCGCTCGTGAGGGCATTGGCGGGCTCACGTTGCGAGCCGCCGCGCGCGAGGCTGGTGCTTCTCACGCCGCGCCCAAGAACCACTTCGACAACGTGACCGGGCTGCTCAGCGAGTTGGCAGCCGTAGGTTTTCGACGCTTCGAGCGTCGCCTGCTCGATGCCGCCGCCGCGGTGTCGACCCCAGAGGCGCGGCTTGCCGCCCAGGGGCGCGCCTACGTCGAGTTCGCGACACAGTTTCCGGGTCTCTTCATGCTGATGTTTCGCAGCGAACGGCTCGACCTCAAACGACCCGGTTTGCGCGAAGCAATGAACAGCGCGTCGTCGGTACTGCGCGGAGCGGTCGGGGCGCCACAAGAGCCGGACGCGCCGCTGCCCACGGACGGCGCCGCGCGGATAGTTGCCGCGTGGGCACTGGTGCACGGGTTCGCCATGCTACAGATCGACGGGCGTCTTGACGCCATAGTCCGTAGTTTGCCCGAAGGCATGGACGCAATGGCGTTGCTCGATGTGATCCTCAACGCGGGCGGCGGCCAACTGAGAAGCAGCGACGCTCTTGCATGCCAGGAAAGATGA
- a CDS encoding NnrU family protein produces MTIFVAGLLIFLGIHSVSIVAPRWRDAQAARMGEKGWKGLYALVSIASFVAMIYGYGIARQAPVMVYAPPMALRHLALLLMLPVFPLLIAAYLPGRIKRLTRNPMLLAVILWAVSHLLANGTLNDLLLFGGFLVWSVADLISVSRRAHVRPVPGAPASAVNDVIVIVVGLGLYAFVLLSAHTHVIGVSPLG; encoded by the coding sequence ATGACAATCTTCGTTGCAGGTCTCCTGATTTTCCTCGGCATCCACTCCGTTTCCATCGTCGCGCCACGCTGGCGAGACGCGCAAGCCGCGCGGATGGGCGAGAAGGGGTGGAAGGGACTGTATGCGCTAGTGTCGATCGCGAGTTTCGTCGCGATGATCTACGGTTACGGCATCGCGCGACAAGCACCGGTCATGGTCTACGCGCCGCCGATGGCGCTGCGGCACCTCGCGTTGTTGCTCATGTTGCCCGTGTTTCCTCTGCTGATTGCGGCTTATTTACCCGGCCGCATTAAACGCCTGACCCGCAATCCGATGCTGCTCGCCGTGATCTTGTGGGCGGTGTCGCATTTGCTTGCCAACGGCACGCTCAACGATCTGCTGCTGTTCGGCGGTTTCCTTGTCTGGTCCGTGGCGGACCTGATCTCGGTCAGCCGGCGCGCCCACGTCCGCCCGGTGCCGGGCGCCCCGGCTTCGGCCGTGAACGATGTGATCGTCATCGTCGTGGGGTTGGGGCTGTACGCGTTCGTGCTGCTGTCGGCTCATACGCATGTGATCGGAGTATCGCCGCTTGGCTGA